A genome region from Patescibacteria group bacterium includes the following:
- a CDS encoding M23 family metallopeptidase, whose product MKRIYLLFFLVIIIAVIVLLVYIFFQKPKSSLPQNNLPTVSTSEPRQKNNSPSVSNTEPAPQQTQPKNANVGDTGKGSASIFQPPLDRAGERVLKKKFGMYITPQNSPVQPERFQGYHTGVDFEIFPEELNAEVQVHAVCSGELKLKKYASGYGGVAVQACELDKDPITVVYGHLKLSGIAADVETNINVGEIIGILGANRSVETDGERKHLHLGFHKGTAIDIRGYVSSEAELANWIDPCLYVCHN is encoded by the coding sequence ATGAAGAGAATTTATCTTTTATTTTTTTTAGTTATTATAATTGCCGTCATTGTTTTATTAGTTTATATTTTTTTTCAAAAGCCAAAATCATCCTTGCCGCAAAACAATCTCCCCACGGTTTCAACCAGCGAGCCAAGGCAGAAAAATAATTCGCCATCAGTTTCAAACACAGAGCCAGCGCCGCAACAAACCCAACCCAAAAATGCAAATGTCGGAGATACTGGCAAAGGAAGTGCAAGTATTTTTCAACCTCCTTTGGATAGAGCAGGGGAAAGGGTACTTAAGAAAAAGTTTGGTATGTATATCACTCCTCAAAATTCGCCAGTGCAGCCGGAAAGATTTCAAGGATATCACACGGGAGTTGACTTTGAAATTTTTCCCGAGGAGTTAAACGCAGAGGTCCAAGTCCACGCGGTTTGTTCAGGAGAACTCAAGCTGAAAAAATACGCGTCTGGTTATGGAGGAGTCGCAGTTCAGGCTTGCGAATTAGATAAAGATCCGATAACTGTGGTCTATGGACACTTGAAATTGTCTGGTATCGCTGCTGATGTTGAAACAAATATTAATGTTGGCGAAATAATTGGGATTCTAGGAGCTAATAGAAGCGTGGAGACAGATGGTGAACGCAAACATTTACATTTAGGTTTTCATAAAGGAACAGCGATAGATATTCGAGGTTATGTGAGTTCGGAGGCAGAACTCGCTAACTGGATTGATCCCTGCCTTTATGTTTGTCATAATTAG
- a CDS encoding HAD-IC family P-type ATPase, protein MLSGGLSEKQVLELREKFGENLILSKEKTTWLSILLFQLKSPLIYILIVIGFISLFFKEYFDLILIWSVIVLNTLMGFFQEYHVKKTLAAFRKLLKPKALVVREGKRKEIEARELVPGDLVVLNSGDKVPADGKIIEGVNLLINEAILTGEEEAVAKTTEKENSLAFMGTMVISGRGIIKVLNIGKETAIGKIEQKLADIKERKTPIQLKLDEFSKSLGKIILIVCVIVFLVGLFYRVDAWEMFKFAVILAVAAIPEGLPIAITVILALGVRRVLKRNGLVKRLISVETLGSTSVICTDKTGTLTEGKMKVVKTDFLDKGKTLLALTLNNEQRSGLEAAIWDYVKKEKRFNPQDIFDKAERIYEEPFDSEKKYSMTINKVENKEIAFLKGAPEIILSFCQIFDEEKNKILREIEKWADEGLRILGVAFKEKGNLKEKKGFSWLGLVGIIDPIRKDVREAILSAQKAGIEIKIVTGDYRKTAERLAANLGFKLAPKNILEGQMLEAISEEELEKKIDDIVVFSRVAPHQKQKIVKVLQEKGEIVAMTGDGVNDVLALKKADIGVAVGSASEVAKEAGDLILLDNNFTTIVAAVEEGRLIFSNIKKVVSYVLSNSFVEIFLIFGSIILDLPYPLIIVQILWLHLICDGPPDIILGFEPKEKDLMKERPENLRKESILSNAMKFLIFGISFIIGFLCLFLFWYILEKTGDLIFARTIIFTTVAIVDLIYIFSFKNLKKPIFKTENFFKNKLLFLGVLYGLLLTFAAIYLPVLNRILGTEPLKPIHWLLVLSVALIATLWAELVKIVYNRKHRLNNN, encoded by the coding sequence ATGTTATCAGGAGGATTAAGCGAAAAACAAGTTTTAGAATTAAGAGAGAAATTTGGCGAGAATTTGATTCTATCTAAAGAGAAAACCACTTGGCTTTCAATTTTATTATTTCAACTTAAGAGCCCCTTAATTTATATTTTAATTGTTATCGGGTTTATTTCCCTATTTTTTAAAGAATACTTTGATCTGATTTTAATTTGGTCCGTGATCGTCCTTAATACCCTGATGGGTTTTTTCCAAGAATACCATGTTAAAAAAACCCTCGCTGCTTTTAGAAAACTTTTAAAGCCTAAGGCGCTAGTTGTCCGAGAAGGCAAAAGGAAGGAGATTGAAGCAAGGGAATTAGTGCCGGGCGATTTGGTTGTTTTAAATTCTGGAGATAAAGTCCCGGCTGACGGAAAAATCATCGAAGGAGTAAATTTGTTAATTAATGAAGCAATTTTAACCGGCGAAGAGGAGGCGGTGGCGAAAACAACAGAGAAAGAAAACAGTCTTGCTTTTATGGGCACGATGGTGATTTCCGGCAGGGGAATCATAAAAGTTTTAAATATCGGGAAAGAAACAGCAATTGGAAAGATTGAGCAAAAATTAGCCGACATAAAAGAAAGGAAAACGCCGATTCAGCTGAAACTTGACGAATTTTCAAAAAGTTTAGGGAAGATTATTTTAATCGTTTGCGTAATTGTTTTTTTAGTAGGATTGTTCTATCGGGTAGACGCTTGGGAAATGTTTAAGTTCGCCGTTATCCTGGCGGTGGCGGCAATACCCGAGGGTTTGCCGATAGCGATAACCGTGATTTTAGCCCTCGGGGTGAGGAGAGTATTAAAAAGAAACGGGCTGGTTAAAAGGTTAATTTCAGTTGAGACCCTAGGTTCAACCTCGGTTATTTGCACCGATAAAACCGGAACCCTGACAGAAGGAAAAATGAAAGTCGTAAAAACAGATTTTTTAGATAAGGGAAAAACATTGCTTGCTTTAACTTTGAATAATGAGCAAAGGAGCGGTTTGGAGGCTGCTATTTGGGATTATGTAAAAAAGGAAAAGAGATTTAACCCCCAAGATATTTTTGATAAAGCGGAAAGAATTTATGAGGAGCCATTTGATAGCGAAAAGAAATATTCAATGACTATAAATAAAGTTGAAAATAAGGAAATTGCTTTTTTGAAAGGGGCTCCAGAAATTATTCTTTCATTTTGCCAGATTTTTGATGAAGAGAAAAATAAAATTTTGAGAGAAATTGAAAAATGGGCGGACGAGGGATTGAGAATTTTAGGGGTAGCTTTTAAAGAGAAAGGAAATTTAAAGGAGAAGAAAGGATTTTCTTGGCTTGGCTTAGTCGGTATTATTGATCCGATCAGGAAAGATGTGAGAGAGGCAATTTTGAGCGCTCAAAAAGCCGGGATAGAAATTAAAATAGTGACCGGCGACTATCGAAAAACAGCCGAAAGATTAGCAGCCAATCTCGGATTTAAACTCGCGCCAAAAAATATTTTAGAAGGTCAGATGCTGGAAGCTATTTCAGAGGAAGAACTTGAAAAGAAAATAGACGACATTGTTGTATTCAGCAGGGTTGCCCCCCATCAAAAACAAAAAATAGTAAAAGTGCTTCAGGAAAAAGGAGAGATAGTGGCGATGACAGGAGATGGCGTAAATGATGTCCTTGCCTTAAAAAAAGCCGATATTGGCGTCGCGGTAGGAAGCGCTTCCGAGGTAGCCAAGGAAGCGGGAGATTTAATTTTACTGGACAATAATTTTACGACGATTGTCGCGGCAGTGGAGGAAGGCAGATTAATTTTTTCAAACATTAAAAAAGTTGTAAGTTATGTTCTCTCCAATTCTTTTGTGGAGATTTTTTTGATTTTCGGCTCCATAATTTTAGATTTGCCCTATCCTCTTATAATAGTTCAAATTTTGTGGCTTCACCTTATTTGCGACGGACCACCCGATATTATATTGGGCTTTGAGCCTAAAGAAAAAGATCTTATGAAAGAAAGACCAGAAAATCTTCGGAAAGAAAGCATTCTCTCTAACGCAATGAAATTTTTAATCTTCGGAATCAGTTTTATTATCGGATTCCTCTGTTTATTTCTCTTCTGGTATATTCTGGAAAAAACAGGGGATCTAATTTTTGCTCGCACCATTATTTTTACAACAGTCGCCATAGTTGATTTAATTTATATTTTTTCTTTTAAGAATTTGAAAAAACCCATTTTCAAAACCGAGAATTTTTTCAAAAATAAGCTTTTGTTTTTAGGCGTGCTTTATGGACTTTTACTTACTTTCGCCGCCATTTATTTGCCTGTTTTGAATCGAATTTTAGGCACAGAGCCTCTCAAACCAATTCATTGGTTATTAGTTTTAAGCGTTGCTTTAATTGCTACCCTTTGGGCTGAATTAGTTAAAATTGTATATAATCGAAAACATAGGCTTAATAATAATTAG
- a CDS encoding Gfo/Idh/MocA family oxidoreductase, giving the protein MDKRKVNIGLIGYKFMGKAHSHAYLDMPKFFPDTSGVPVMQAVCGRNASDLITFARQWGWKNSCTDWRDLIERDDIDLVDITAPNNSHAEIAIAAAKAGKHVFCEKPLAMNVIEARDMLGAVKEAGVKHMINFNYRKAPAIALAKKMIDEGKLGKIYHFRSVYLQDWIINPDFPIVWRLDKTVAGSGSLGDLGAHIVDLARYLIGEFKFVVGMGETFIKERPLTEIGTTGGLAAKATGGKGEVTVDDATLFLARFVNGAVATFEVTRFATGRKNYNRFEINGSKGSIVFNLERMNELEYYNVDDPEGLQGFRVIQVTDPSHPYMQAWWPPAHIIGYEHTFIHQVYDLMQAIASDKQASPNFEDGLECQRVLEAVKCSIEDDKWVQIYYM; this is encoded by the coding sequence ATGGATAAGAGAAAGGTCAACATAGGTTTAATTGGTTACAAATTTATGGGCAAGGCGCACAGCCACGCTTATCTGGATATGCCTAAATTTTTTCCGGATACAAGTGGTGTGCCGGTAATGCAGGCTGTGTGCGGAAGGAACGCAAGTGATCTTATTACTTTTGCGCGACAATGGGGATGGAAAAATTCATGTACGGATTGGCGCGATCTTATAGAACGGGATGATATTGATCTCGTGGACATTACCGCACCGAACAATAGTCACGCAGAAATCGCTATTGCAGCTGCGAAAGCAGGTAAACATGTGTTCTGTGAAAAACCGCTAGCAATGAACGTCATTGAAGCACGAGATATGCTAGGAGCTGTAAAAGAAGCTGGTGTCAAGCACATGATCAACTTTAATTATCGTAAAGCTCCAGCAATCGCACTTGCGAAGAAGATGATTGACGAGGGAAAGCTTGGTAAAATCTATCACTTCCGCAGCGTCTATCTGCAGGACTGGATAATTAACCCTGATTTTCCGATCGTATGGCGCCTAGATAAGACTGTTGCCGGTTCGGGCTCTCTTGGAGACCTTGGCGCTCATATAGTGGACCTTGCCAGATACCTCATTGGTGAGTTCAAGTTCGTTGTTGGTATGGGAGAGACTTTTATTAAGGAACGTCCATTGACCGAGATCGGCACTACCGGCGGATTAGCGGCAAAAGCGACTGGTGGCAAGGGCGAAGTTACTGTTGACGATGCTACGCTATTCCTCGCGAGGTTTGTAAATGGTGCTGTGGCGACTTTTGAGGTAACAAGGTTCGCCACAGGAAGGAAGAATTATAACAGATTTGAGATTAACGGCAGTAAAGGCAGTATAGTATTCAACCTTGAAAGAATGAATGAGCTGGAATACTACAATGTTGATGATCCTGAAGGTTTGCAGGGATTCAGAGTAATTCAGGTCACCGATCCATCACATCCATATATGCAAGCTTGGTGGCCGCCAGCCCACATCATCGGGTATGAACATACCTTTATACATCAGGTCTATGACTTGATGCAGGCTATAGCCAGTGATAAACAGGCATCTCCAAACTTTGAAGATGGCTTGGAATGTCAAAGAGTGTTGGAAGCAGTAAAGTGTTCGATAGAGGATGATAAATGGGTTCAGATATATTACATGTAA
- a CDS encoding sugar phosphate isomerase/epimerase, whose product MARPVTLFTGQWADLPLEKLAIMAKKFGYDGLELACWGDHFDVSAALKVNYCRDRYSILRNQGLGVWAISNHLAGQAVCDNIDQRHQSILPPHIWGDGNPEGVRQRAAEEMKNTARAARIFADIVGHEIVVCGFTGSGIWHLLYSFPPVSPDMIDAGYKDFADRWNPILDVFDEVGVKFALEAHPTEIAFDACSAARAVEVLDGRKAFGFNYDPSHLVYQGVDYIKFLEMFGDRIYHVHMKDAWKSDKPTLAGTFGGHTNFGDVRRNWDFRSLGRGSVDFEEIIRMLNRVNYQGPLSVEWEDSGMDREHGAVEACEFVKALDFPPSTTAFDAAFEKK is encoded by the coding sequence ATGGCAAGACCAGTGACTCTTTTTACAGGACAATGGGCAGATTTACCCCTAGAAAAACTTGCAATCATGGCAAAAAAGTTTGGCTATGATGGGCTTGAACTTGCGTGTTGGGGCGATCACTTTGACGTGAGTGCCGCATTAAAGGTTAATTACTGTAGAGACAGATATTCAATTCTGCGTAATCAGGGGCTTGGAGTTTGGGCAATAAGTAATCACCTTGCTGGACAGGCAGTATGTGATAACATAGATCAGCGACATCAATCAATTCTTCCACCGCATATATGGGGTGATGGAAATCCTGAAGGTGTAAGACAAAGGGCGGCAGAGGAAATGAAAAATACAGCGAGAGCCGCTAGAATATTTGCTGATATAGTGGGTCACGAAATAGTCGTCTGCGGGTTTACTGGTTCAGGTATATGGCATCTGCTTTATTCATTCCCGCCTGTTTCACCAGATATGATTGATGCTGGATACAAGGATTTCGCAGATAGATGGAATCCGATTCTTGACGTTTTTGACGAGGTTGGAGTGAAATTCGCTCTGGAGGCGCACCCAACGGAGATAGCATTTGACGCATGTTCAGCAGCGAGAGCAGTTGAGGTATTAGATGGACGCAAAGCTTTCGGCTTCAACTATGACCCCAGCCATCTTGTGTATCAGGGGGTTGACTACATTAAATTCCTTGAAATGTTTGGCGATAGAATCTATCACGTACATATGAAGGATGCGTGGAAATCTGACAAACCAACCCTCGCTGGCACATTTGGGGGGCACACTAACTTTGGCGATGTGAGACGCAATTGGGATTTCAGGTCGCTGGGGCGCGGAAGTGTTGATTTTGAGGAGATCATTCGTATGCTCAACAGGGTCAATTATCAAGGTCCATTGAGTGTGGAATGGGAAGATTCAGGCATGGATCGTGAGCATGGCGCCGTTGAAGCCTGCGAGTTTGTGAAGGCATTGGATTTTCCGCCTTCAACTACAGCCTTTGATGCTGCTTTTGAGAAGAAGTAA
- a CDS encoding NUDIX domain-containing protein — protein MPKIIVVSGPVIVEDGKVLLNQHGEDNFWKFCGGRVEDYNADLVENARREAKEEMGIDIEVINENPFITHLQKETAEGKVDVILAHFLVKRIGEVKPDVEIREWNWFSVDNLPENTAPNVKPALKHFGF, from the coding sequence ATGCCTAAAATTATCGTTGTTTCCGGACCGGTGATTGTGGAAGATGGCAAAGTCCTGTTAAATCAACACGGCGAGGATAATTTTTGGAAATTCTGCGGCGGCAGGGTAGAGGATTATAATGCTGATTTAGTGGAAAACGCGCGGCGCGAGGCTAAAGAGGAAATGGGGATTGATATAGAAGTGATTAATGAAAATCCTTTTATTACTCATCTCCAAAAAGAAACAGCGGAAGGCAAGGTTGATGTTATTTTGGCGCATTTTTTAGTAAAAAGGATAGGCGAAGTGAAACCTGATGTTGAAATCAGGGAGTGGAATTGGTTTTCTGTAGATAACCTTCCTGAAAATACGGCGCCAAATGTGAAGCCAGCCTTGAAGCATTTTGGATTTTAA
- a CDS encoding NUDIX domain-containing protein, whose product MDNTKKPGVGVGVMLLKEGKVLLGKRHFDAARADSELHGEGTWTMPGGKLHFHEELEGAAYREVLEETGVTINQKKLKMFSVTNDIVKDAHFVTIGFLCEDFQGEPKVMEPDEITEWRWFALDKLPRPIFFPSRKILNQYQNFIDLNHK is encoded by the coding sequence ATGGATAATACTAAAAAACCCGGAGTGGGCGTAGGAGTAATGCTTTTGAAAGAGGGTAAGGTCTTGCTCGGCAAACGGCATTTTGATGCGGCGCGAGCGGACAGCGAGCTCCACGGCGAAGGCACTTGGACTATGCCCGGCGGCAAATTGCATTTTCACGAAGAATTAGAGGGCGCGGCGTATCGCGAGGTTTTGGAGGAAACAGGGGTGACCATTAATCAAAAAAAACTAAAGATGTTTAGTGTCACCAATGATATTGTGAAAGATGCGCATTTTGTGACCATTGGTTTTTTATGCGAAGATTTTCAAGGCGAACCAAAGGTAATGGAACCCGATGAAATTACAGAATGGCGCTGGTTTGCTTTAGACAAGCTCCCTCGCCCCATTTTCTTCCCGAGTAGAAAGATTTTAAATCAATACCAAAATTTTATAGACTTGAATCACAAGTAA
- a CDS encoding lysylphosphatidylglycerol synthase transmembrane domain-containing protein — MRFVKYFLVMIFILIAVFVIYPKLKISFHEIPLLFQEANKFLILLLLGLQVVVYLGDGWLSKLLLGIAGFPLSIRDTLKVAILGNLGNQTIPVTGGPAATYYFYRKLKVPPEGIFFLVWTWFISVWGVNLFFFLVALFFLPGSILGLIQQKFFFVFLVLFATLLFMSYFLLRNQGKSLFFILRPLLAFANKIGRHFHNKNFITPKRLKRFVAGMSGGLRFLWSNKSKLPKIILASSIFYLGTIATLYSAFLVFGFRPNPFYVIFGFTVSSILALLTFMPEAPGVIEASLSGVFVGLGFPAHIALFAAILFRFFSYWIFFPLGLHLFLTLRRKNKQTNDVREP; from the coding sequence ATGCGGTTTGTTAAATATTTTTTAGTAATGATCTTTATTCTGATTGCGGTTTTTGTGATTTATCCGAAATTAAAGATTTCTTTTCATGAGATCCCTTTGTTATTTCAAGAGGCAAATAAGTTTTTGATTCTACTTCTTTTAGGGCTTCAGGTCGTTGTTTATTTAGGGGATGGTTGGCTCTCTAAATTACTTTTAGGAATAGCGGGTTTTCCCTTAAGCATCAGAGATACTTTGAAGGTGGCAATTTTAGGCAATTTAGGCAACCAAACAATACCTGTTACGGGGGGGCCGGCTGCGACTTACTATTTTTATCGTAAACTCAAGGTCCCTCCTGAAGGGATTTTTTTCTTGGTTTGGACTTGGTTCATTTCTGTCTGGGGCGTAAATCTTTTTTTCTTTCTTGTGGCGCTTTTTTTTCTGCCGGGCTCAATCTTGGGCTTAATTCAGCAAAAATTTTTCTTTGTTTTTTTGGTTCTTTTTGCGACACTTTTATTTATGAGTTATTTTTTATTGAGAAACCAGGGAAAGAGCCTCTTTTTTATTCTCCGTCCGTTGCTTGCGTTCGCGAATAAAATCGGTAGGCATTTTCACAATAAAAATTTCATCACGCCAAAACGGTTAAAAAGATTTGTGGCTGGAATGAGCGGAGGTTTACGCTTTTTGTGGTCTAATAAAAGCAAACTTCCTAAGATTATCCTCGCTTCCTCTATATTTTATCTAGGGACGATTGCCACCCTTTATTCTGCTTTTTTAGTTTTTGGTTTTAGACCCAATCCTTTCTATGTGATTTTTGGCTTTACGGTTTCTTCTATTTTAGCTCTTTTAACCTTTATGCCCGAGGCGCCAGGCGTTATAGAGGCTTCTCTTAGCGGGGTGTTTGTGGGTTTAGGTTTTCCCGCTCACATTGCTTTATTTGCGGCGATTTTATTTCGTTTTTTTTCTTACTGGATTTTTTTCCCTTTGGGACTCCATCTTTTTTTGACTTTGAGAAGAAAAAATAAACAAACTAACGATGTCAGAGAGCCTTAA
- a CDS encoding glycosyltransferase — protein MSESLKEKLALVLIAYWATILAARSFIFYYGNKNLAAPLIMIGGFHIYHFIIGLFLILIFGGLFYLLGLQRNFFSLTFLGIGLGLLFDELSFLFSLRFNDYWGVRNFLAIAILGLPLSLFVFWPKRKRTEETPVSKRMFNRKSGRHFISVVIPAFNEEKFLARSLQSLARQSYQDFELIVVDNNSQDKTREIAESFGTKVIFEPKRGVECARQAGFQAAQGKIIATTDADTVLPRDWLERIVLEFKKDKNLVAFGGLYILDSGTFPAKLGVYYFLYPIWIWDRLISGGWSLAGANLAVCKRAFLKVGGFTPEIKLGEDINLARKLKAVGRVKLDPHFRVRTSGRRFKDGLLRALFTYAPNRIASTVFAREKFHHHFPTIRTETSLFQRSFLLPLLFATLFLFFLFYFSNPLISEAKGVKLIKRGVASPVREVKKNSKEMKNFFVKAEKGIKSGKRLQHYKIWKFPKLHHLKFS, from the coding sequence ATGTCAGAGAGCCTTAAAGAAAAACTAGCCCTGGTCCTGATCGCATATTGGGCGACTATCTTGGCGGCGCGCAGTTTTATTTTTTATTACGGGAACAAAAATCTAGCCGCACCTTTGATTATGATTGGCGGATTTCATATTTACCACTTTATTATTGGTCTTTTTTTGATTTTAATTTTTGGTGGCTTATTTTATCTATTGGGTTTGCAAAGAAATTTTTTTTCCCTTACTTTTTTGGGCATAGGACTTGGGCTTTTGTTTGATGAATTGTCTTTTTTATTTAGTTTGCGGTTCAACGACTATTGGGGGGTGCGCAATTTTCTGGCTATTGCGATTTTGGGACTCCCTTTGTCTTTATTTGTGTTTTGGCCAAAGAGGAAGCGGACAGAAGAGACTCCTGTTTCTAAAAGAATGTTTAATCGCAAGTCGGGCAGGCATTTTATTTCCGTAGTGATTCCAGCATTTAATGAGGAGAAATTTTTAGCAAGGAGCCTTCAAAGCCTTGCACGCCAAAGTTATCAAGATTTTGAACTTATTGTAGTAGATAACAATTCACAAGATAAAACGCGGGAGATTGCCGAAAGTTTCGGCACCAAAGTTATTTTTGAACCAAAAAGGGGGGTAGAGTGTGCGCGGCAGGCAGGGTTTCAGGCTGCCCAAGGGAAAATTATCGCGACTACTGACGCAGATACAGTTTTACCGCGAGATTGGCTGGAGCGCATTGTGCTGGAATTTAAAAAAGATAAGAATTTAGTTGCCTTTGGTGGTCTTTATATCCTTGATTCAGGGACATTTCCAGCTAAGTTAGGTGTATATTATTTTCTTTACCCAATCTGGATTTGGGACCGGTTAATCTCTGGTGGTTGGAGTTTGGCTGGAGCTAATTTGGCGGTGTGCAAAAGAGCTTTCTTAAAGGTTGGCGGTTTTACGCCAGAGATCAAACTGGGTGAAGATATCAATCTTGCTCGGAAACTCAAGGCCGTTGGCAGGGTGAAGCTGGACCCTCATTTTCGAGTACGCACCTCGGGACGGCGTTTTAAGGATGGTCTTTTAAGGGCGCTTTTTACTTATGCGCCCAATCGTATCGCGAGCACAGTTTTTGCCCGAGAAAAATTTCATCACCATTTTCCCACTATTCGCACGGAAACATCGTTGTTTCAGAGATCATTTTTGCTTCCCCTTTTGTTCGCTACTCTCTTTCTTTTCTTTTTATTTTATTTTTCGAACCCCTTAATTTCCGAAGCCAAGGGCGTGAAGCTCATCAAACGAGGCGTTGCTTCTCCTGTGCGAGAGGTAAAGAAAAATAGCAAAGAGATGAAGAATTTTTTCGTGAAAGCCGAAAAGGGCATCAAGAGCGGGAAAAGATTGCAACACTATAAAATATGGAAATTTCCAAAATTACATCACCTCAAGTTTTCTTGA
- a CDS encoding polysaccharide deacetylase family protein gives MEISKITSPQVFLTFDDGPSAPFTNEILDILAGFQVLASFFVCGKNVERHPEIAKRIAAGGHTLGNHSYSHSRFLSLTGCLSSEIEKTQSIIQEVTGVRVKFFRPPWGYVRPWLASYLKKQGYQLALWDIKVYDWQKPAAAIIAKRVLQKVKPNAVILLHDGDRTRLSCDRSQTVLALPMIIQNLKEKGYTFGKIV, from the coding sequence ATGGAAATTTCCAAAATTACATCACCTCAAGTTTTCTTGACCTTTGATGACGGACCGAGCGCGCCTTTCACCAATGAGATTTTAGATATTTTAGCAGGGTTTCAAGTGCTGGCTTCTTTTTTTGTTTGCGGCAAAAATGTAGAGCGGCATCCCGAAATTGCCAAAAGGATTGCGGCGGGCGGGCATACGCTTGGCAATCATAGTTATTCCCATTCTCGTTTTTTATCTTTGACTGGCTGTTTATCTTCCGAAATAGAAAAAACCCAATCCATTATCCAAGAAGTTACGGGAGTGAGGGTAAAATTTTTTCGGCCTCCTTGGGGGTATGTTCGTCCTTGGCTTGCAAGTTATCTCAAAAAGCAAGGTTACCAATTAGCGCTTTGGGATATAAAAGTTTATGATTGGCAAAAGCCGGCTGCCGCCATTATTGCTAAGCGAGTTTTACAAAAAGTGAAACCGAACGCTGTTATTCTTCTGCATGATGGCGATAGAACCCGCCTTTCCTGTGACCGTTCCCAGACCGTTCTTGCCCTTCCTATGATTATTCAGAACTTAAAAGAAAAAGGTTATACATTCGGTAAAATTGTTTAG
- a CDS encoding PH domain-containing protein, giving the protein MPIFSSTNNFRGRQPDETVILLTRRHWIRLFGPLFVLALFALIPFWIYFLIAASGWYEIFSSVYWFLAAVYLFILWMIAFYNIMIYTLNTVIITNKRVMENEQKGFFKYNLNELKLYNIQDISIKMFGILAAFLDYGDIEIESAGAEQDKFYFNALPHPQKIKKVIMDLVARFHHPPNP; this is encoded by the coding sequence ATGCCTATCTTTTCTTCCACAAATAATTTCCGCGGCCGCCAGCCAGATGAAACAGTTATTTTGCTCACTCGCCGGCACTGGATTAGATTATTCGGACCTCTTTTCGTCCTTGCCCTCTTTGCTTTAATTCCTTTCTGGATTTATTTTTTAATCGCAGCAAGCGGCTGGTATGAAATCTTCTCCTCTGTCTATTGGTTTTTAGCGGCGGTTTATCTTTTTATTTTATGGATGATCGCTTTTTACAATATTATGATTTATACCCTAAACACGGTGATTATAACCAACAAGAGGGTTATGGAAAATGAACAAAAAGGATTTTTTAAATATAATTTGAATGAATTAAAATTATATAACATTCAGGACATTTCCATTAAAATGTTTGGCATCCTTGCCGCATTTTTAGACTATGGCGATATTGAGATTGAATCCGCTGGCGCGGAGCAGGATAAATTTTATTTTAATGCCCTCCCCCATCCGCAAAAAATCAAAAAGGTAATTATGGATTTAGTTGCCCGCTTTCATCATCCGCCCAACCCATAA
- a CDS encoding GNAT family N-acetyltransferase: MPLKKFGNKKIRVRKLNKRDLEQPKKFQDFINSLVKEDVMILMNSKKTQKEEKDWVKEQLDKIARKKKISLVAECEGRIVGGANLELWRERKNHIAEFGITIRDGYRGIGLGQYLMAKIIQYARCDLQPCPKIIRLSVYEGNDPAIGLYKKMGFREAARIPKQIQFQGKLIDEIVMLLEL; the protein is encoded by the coding sequence ATGCCACTCAAAAAGTTTGGAAACAAAAAAATAAGGGTGCGCAAGTTAAATAAAAGGGATTTAGAACAGCCAAAGAAATTTCAGGATTTTATTAATTCTTTAGTGAAAGAAGACGTAATGATTTTGATGAATAGCAAAAAGACGCAAAAAGAAGAAAAGGATTGGGTTAAAGAACAGTTAGATAAAATCGCCAGAAAGAAAAAGATTTCTTTAGTAGCTGAATGCGAAGGGCGGATTGTGGGAGGCGCGAATCTAGAATTATGGAGAGAGCGCAAAAACCATATCGCGGAATTCGGGATTACGATTCGGGATGGCTATCGCGGGATTGGTTTAGGGCAGTACTTAATGGCTAAAATTATTCAGTATGCTAGGTGCGACTTGCAACCTTGTCCAAAGATCATCCGTTTAAGTGTTTATGAAGGAAACGATCCGGCAATAGGGTTGTATAAAAAAATGGGTTTTCGGGAAGCCGCGCGCATCCCGAAACAAATCCAATTTCAAGGAAAACTTATTGATGAAATTGTGATGCTTTTGGAATTGTAA